One Vigna unguiculata cultivar IT97K-499-35 chromosome 11, ASM411807v1, whole genome shotgun sequence DNA window includes the following coding sequences:
- the LOC114170445 gene encoding protein DETOXIFICATION 46, chloroplastic-like → MAFKLKSLPLSYSLHSSPRQNPNFTLLNHRLPRRFSAPSLPLSLSLSTTASASTFHRTAFVTARAVRSDEIVDEGEEDKDEELSRQGEKKELVNQGIWSQMKDIVMFTGPATGLWICAPLMSLIDTAVIGQRSSVELAALGPGTVVCDYMSYVFMFLSIATSNMVATALAKQDKEEVQHYISILLFVGLSCGIAMLLFTRLFGAAIITAFIGPKNAHVVPAASNYVKIRGLASPALLVGWVAQSASLGMKDSWGPLKALAAASFINISGCIILCICLGYGIVGAAWATMVSQVVAACMMIHTLNNKGYNALAFSIPSGKELLTIFGLAAPVFMTMMSKVAFYSLLIYFATSMGTHTMAAHQVMVQTYSMCTVWGEPLSQTAQSFMPELIYGANRSLSKARLLLRSLVIIGVILGLLLGIVGTSVPWLFPFIFTPDRMVTQEMHKVLIPYFIALAVTPPTISLEGTLLAGRDLRFISLSMAGCFCVGSLVLWALSSRFGLLGCWFSLAIFQWARFSMALQRLLSPKGILYSEDTDRYELLKLRTA, encoded by the exons ATGGCATTCAAACTCAAATCACTACCTCTTTCTTACTCTCTTCACTCCTCTCCCCGCCAAAACCCTAATTTCACGCTTCTAAACCATCGTCTTCCTCGTCGTTTCTCTGCTCCTTCTCTTCCTCTCAGTCTCTCTCTCTCAACCACAGCTTCAGCATCCACGTTTCATCGCACCGCCTTCGTAACCGCTCGCGCTGTTCGAAGTGATGAAATCGTTGACGAAGGCGAAGAAGACAAAGATGAAGAATTATCGAGGCAGGGTGAGAAAAAGGAGCTAGTGAATCAAGGAATATGGAGTCAGATGAAGGACATTGTGATGTTTACAGGTCCAGCAACCGGACTTTGGATATGTGCACCACTCATGAGTCTCATCGATACTGCGGTTATTGGTCAGAGAAGCTCCGTTGAACTTGCTGCTCTAG GTCCTGGCACTGTTGTTTGTGATTACATGAGCTACGTGTTCATGTTTCTATCAATTGCCACTTCCAATATGGTTGCCACTGCCCTCGCTAAACAG GACAAAGAAGAAGTACAGCACTACATATCTATCTTGCTTTTTGTTGGGTTATCTTGTGGCATTGCGATGCTTTTGTTCACTAGGCTATTTGGTGCTGCAATAATAACTG CTTTCATCGGACCAAAGAATGCACACGTAGTACCTGCAGCTAGCAATTATGTAAAG atTCGAGGCTTGGCATCGCCTGCCTTACTTGTTGGATGGGTTGCTCAGAGTGCAAG TCTTGGTATGAAAGATTCCTGGGGACCCTTGAAAGCTTTGGCTGCTGctagttttataaatataagtgGTTGTATAATTTTGTGCATCTGTTTAGGCTACGGTATTGTAGGGGCAGCATGGGCTACAATGGTTTCACAA GTTGTTGCTGCTTGCATGATGATTCACACTCTAAACAATAAGGGATATAATGCCCTTGCCTTCTCCATTCCTTCAGGGAAGGAACTTTTGACGATATTTGGGCTTGCGGCTCCTgtatttatgacaatgatgtcaAAG GTGGCTTTCTACTCACTACTTATATATTTTGCTACATCAATGGGTACACATACAATGGCTGCTCATCAA GTCATGGTCCAAACGTATTCCATGTGTACAGTATGGGGTGAACCTCTCTCTCAAACTGCTCAGTCATTTATGCCTGAACTGATATATGGAGCAAATCGGAGTTTATCAAAG GCCCGATTGCTTCTAAGGTCTCTTGTGATAATTGGAGTTATACTTGGCTTATTGTTAGGGATTGTTGGAACTTCAGTTCCTTGGTTATTTCCCTTCATTTTTACACCTGATCGGATGGTCACCCAGGAG ATGCATAAGGTGCTGATTCCATATTTTATAGCCCTTGCTGTAACACCCCCTACTATCAGCCTCGAGGGAACATTGCTG GCTGGGCGGGATCTGAGATTTATAAGTTTATCAATGGCTGGATGCTTTTGCGTGGGTTCACTAGTATTATGG GCCTTGAGTAGTAGATTTGGCTTGCTAGGCTGCTGGTTTTCCCTGGCAATATTTCAATGG GCTCGGTTTTCGATGGCCCTCCAGCGTCTTCTTTCTCCCAAGGGCATTTTATACTCCGAAGATACAGACAGGTATGAGCTCCTAAAGCTAAGGACTGCCTAG